From the genome of Aphelocoma coerulescens isolate FSJ_1873_10779 chromosome 26, UR_Acoe_1.0, whole genome shotgun sequence, one region includes:
- the SPDEF gene encoding SAM pointed domain-containing Ets transcription factor — translation MGSASPGLTTLPPGRLAWPDPTLLPPPRDPDPRSWGCPESPSPPSTPEQPLPAFCLHYFDMLYPEDTAWATKGAGEPSHSGGQGGREEAQKEPEQCPIIDSQGMGLGPEGDLQGSLHLEEHSLEQVQSMVVGEVLKDIETACKLLNIAADPTDWSPGNVQKWILWTEHQYRLPQIGKSFQELSGKDLCAMSEEQFCQRSPACGDILHAHLDIWKSAAWMKEKAAPGDVRYCGGDTSWADSEVDSSCAGQPIHLWQFLKELLLKPHNYGRFIRWLNKDKGIFKIEDSAQVARLWGIRKNRPAMNYDKLSRSIRQYYKKGIIRKPDISQRLVYQFVHPV, via the exons ATGGGCAGTGCCAGCCCCGGGCTGACCACTCTGCCCCCCGGCCGCCTCGCCTGGCCGGACCCGACGCTGCTGCCACCCCCGCGGGACCCCGACCCccggagctggggctgcccggagagccccagcccccccagcacccccgaGCAGCCGCTGCCAGCCTTCTGCCTGCACTACTTCGACATGCTCTACCCGGAGGACACGGCCTGGGCCACCAAGGGCGCCGGGGAACCGTCCCACAGCGGCGGCCAGGGCGGGCGGGAGGAGGCGCAGAAGGAGCCGGAGCAATGTCCCATCATCGACAGCCAGGGCATGGGGCTGGGGCCCGAGGGGGACCTGCAGGGCAGCCTGCACCTGGAGGAGCACTCGCTGGAGCAGGTGCAGAGCATGGTGGTGGGCGAGGTGCTGAAGGACATCGAGACCGCCTGCAAGCTCCTCAACATCGCCGCAG ACCCGACGGACTGGAGCCCCGGGAATGTGCAGAAGTGGATCCTGTGGACGGAGCACCAGTACCGGCTGCCGCAGATCGGGAAGTCCTTCCAGGAGCTGTCGGGAAAGGACCTGTGTGCCATGTCCGAGGAGCAGTTCTGCCAGCGCTCGCCCGCCTGCGGCGACATCCTGCACGCCCACCTCGACATCTGGAAGTCTG CCGCCTGGATGAAGGAGAAGGCTGCCCCCGGAGATGTGAGATACTGCG GAGGTGACACCAGCTGGGCCGACAGCGAGGTGGACTCGTCCTGCGCCGGCCAACCCATCCACCTCTGGCAGTTCctcaaggagctgctgctgaaaccGCACAACTACGGGCGCTTCATCCGCTGGCTCAACAAGGACAAAG GCATCTTCAAGATCGAGGACTCGGCGCAGGTGGCCCGGCTGTGGGGCATCCGCAAGAACCGCCCGGCCATGAACTACGACAAGCTGAGCCGCTCCATCCGGCAGTACTACAAGAAAGGGATCATCCGGAAGCCCGACATCTCCCAGCGCCTCGTCTACCAGTTCGTCCACCCGGTCTGA
- the PACSIN1 gene encoding protein kinase C and casein kinase substrate in neurons protein 1, whose protein sequence is MSGSYDESASAAEETTDSFWEVGNYKRTVKRIDDGHRLCNDLMNCVHERAKIEKSYAQQLTDWSKRWRQLIEKGPQYGSLEKAWAAIMTEADKVSELHQEVKNSLLNDDFEKVKNWQKDAYHKQIMGGFKEAKEAEDGFRKAQKPWAKKLKELETAKKAYHLACKEEKLAMTREANSKADQSNTPEQQKKLQDKVEKCKQDVQKTQEKYEKVLDELNKCTPQYIESMEQVFEQCQQFEEKRLNFLKEMLLDIKRHLNLAESSSYANVYRELEQTIRLSDAQEDLRWFRSTSGPGMPMNWPQFEEWNPDLTHTITRKEKQKKGEGVALTNAGSAGDTGAQAGERGSVSSHDRGQTYSAEWSDDEGSNSFNTSEANGGTNPFDEESAGKGVRVRALYDYDGQEQDELSFKAGDELTKLGEEDEQGWCKGRLDNGQLGLYPANYVEAI, encoded by the exons ATGTCGGGTTCCTACGACGAGTCGGCATCAGCCGCCGAGGAAACAACCGACAGCTTCTGGGAG gtggGGAACTACAAGCGCACGGTGAAGCGGATCGATGATGGACACCGACTCTGCAATGACCTCATGAACTGCGTGCACGAGCGGGCCAAGATCGAGAAGTCCTACGCCCAGCAGCTCACCGACTGGTCCAAGCGGTGGAGGCAGCTCATCGAGAAAG GTCCCCAGTAtggcagcctggagaaggcctGGGCCGCGATCATGACGGAGGCGGACAAGGTGAGCGAGCTGCACCAGGAGGTGAAGAACAGCCTCCTGAACGACGACTTCGAGAAGGTCAAGAACTGGCAGAAGGACGCCTACCACAAGCAGATCATGGGGGGCTTCAAGGAGGCCAAGGAGGCTGAGGATGGCTTCCGCAAAGCCCAGAAGCCCTGGGCCAAGAAGCTCAAGGAG CTGGAGACAGCCAAGAAGGCCTATCACCTGGCATGCAAGGAGGAGAAGCTGGCCATGACCCGGGAAGCCAACAGCAAGGCGGATCAGTCCAACACCCCTGAGCAGCAGAAGAAGCTCCAGGACAAAGTGGAAAAGTGCAAGCAAGACGTGCAAAAG ACTCAGGAGAAGTACGAGAAGGTGCTGGACGAGCTGAACAAGTGCACCCCGCAGTACATCGAGAGCATGGAGCAGGTCTTCGAGCAGTGCCAGCAGTTTGAGGAGAAGAGGCTCAACTTCCTCAAGGAAATGCTCCTGGACATCAAGAGACACCTGAACCTGGCTGAGAGCAGCAG CTACGCCAACGTGTACCGAGAGCTGGAGCAGACCATCCGCCTGTCGGACGCGCAGGAGGACCTCCGGTGGTTCCGCAGCACCAGTGGCCCCGGGATGCCCATGAACTGGCCCCAGTTTGAG GAGTGGAACCCAGACCTGACGCACACGATAACGCGGAAGGAGAAGCAGAAGAAGGGCGAGGGGGTGGCCCTGACCAACGCCGGCAGCGCGGGCGACACGGGGGCTCAGGCGGGCGAGCGCGGGAG cGTGAGCAGCCACGACCGCGGGCAGACCTACAGCGCCGAGTGGTCCGATGACGAGGGCAGCAACTCCTTCAACACCAGCGAGGCCAACGGCGGCACCAACCCCTTCGACGAGGAGTCGGCGGGGAAGGGCGTGAGGGTGCGGGCTCTGTACGACTACGACgggcaggagcaggatgagctcaGCTTCAAAGCAG gtgaCGAACTAACCAAACTCGGTGAGGAAGACGAGCAGGGGTGGTGCAAAGGGCGCTTGGACAACGGGCAGCTGGGGCTGTACCCCGCCAACTACGTGGAGGCAATCTAA